The following proteins are encoded in a genomic region of Spirosoma sp. SC4-14:
- a CDS encoding choice-of-anchor Q domain-containing protein, which yields MKNLFFLLIAFSVVLSSVAQSVVFVTVTGSGSGSGSSWANSLPGTELANRVSTATSGSQFWVAAGIYKPTVTTNRMASFSIASGVSVFGGFSGTETQLDQRNYFLNKTILSGDIGLPFDSTDHSSLPASQADNSYHVVYFQDVDNNTQLNGLTVSGGVANLANGPTSYLLGEGVQANDIGKTGGGIHNVSVTKCSTPTIINCTIEQNRASFGSGFYSSGLACSSAPQCRIVNCVFRANESFDLGSGGGIYIGSMSNTLIQGCVFADNRSFWGGGIFVFNCNPQLINCLFNNNRAGFNSGGSGGGTFIDAFNEQSSPSFYNCLFTGNQATGGGAVFNGSFFNGTSNPEFVNCSFTQNIASSYSGGAIAIQDSVYSDGYNKTSSANLPHPGFRNCIIWNNTSYRNESISFGFNAYPAIRNTIVGGNFLTQDYVNAPSSYNAGNNLNTDPLFADPTDGNFRLSRQSPAVNAGDPDTSGLPATDLVGQARIQDGRIDLGAYELPACVPSRCVPVVIQRVR from the coding sequence ATGAAAAACCTATTCTTTCTGCTCATTGCGTTTTCGGTTGTATTATCATCGGTTGCTCAATCGGTTGTATTTGTAACAGTTACAGGATCGGGCAGTGGCTCGGGTAGTTCCTGGGCTAATTCGCTGCCTGGTACGGAACTGGCAAATCGGGTGTCCACAGCTACTTCAGGCAGCCAGTTTTGGGTAGCTGCCGGTATCTATAAACCCACAGTAACAACCAATCGGATGGCCTCATTCAGCATTGCATCGGGGGTTTCGGTTTTTGGAGGTTTTTCAGGAACAGAAACGCAATTGGACCAGCGAAACTACTTCCTGAACAAAACCATTCTATCGGGCGATATAGGACTTCCTTTCGACTCTACCGACCACTCATCGTTACCCGCATCCCAGGCCGACAACTCATACCATGTTGTTTATTTTCAGGATGTTGACAATAATACTCAGCTTAATGGCCTGACTGTGAGCGGTGGGGTAGCCAACCTGGCTAACGGCCCTACATCCTATTTACTAGGCGAAGGAGTTCAGGCGAATGATATTGGAAAAACAGGGGGAGGAATTCATAATGTCAGCGTAACAAAATGCAGTACACCCACCATCATCAATTGCACAATTGAGCAAAACAGGGCCAGTTTTGGCAGTGGTTTCTATAGTAGCGGCCTTGCCTGTAGCTCAGCTCCTCAGTGTCGTATAGTCAACTGTGTGTTCCGGGCAAACGAATCGTTCGATTTGGGAAGTGGCGGAGGTATATACATCGGTTCCATGAGCAATACACTCATTCAGGGATGCGTTTTTGCCGATAACCGCTCCTTTTGGGGAGGAGGTATTTTTGTGTTTAACTGCAATCCGCAACTGATTAATTGCCTATTCAATAACAATCGGGCCGGTTTCAACAGTGGCGGCAGTGGTGGCGGAACGTTCATTGATGCTTTCAATGAACAAAGTAGCCCGTCGTTTTATAACTGCCTCTTTACTGGCAACCAGGCAACGGGTGGCGGAGCCGTTTTTAATGGTTCGTTTTTCAACGGCACCAGCAATCCCGAATTCGTAAACTGTAGTTTTACCCAAAATATAGCCTCGTCCTATTCGGGTGGAGCTATTGCCATTCAGGATAGTGTCTATAGTGATGGGTATAACAAAACCAGCAGTGCCAATCTGCCCCATCCCGGCTTCAGAAATTGTATTATCTGGAACAATACATCCTATAGAAACGAATCCATATCGTTTGGTTTCAACGCATATCCTGCTATCCGAAACACCATTGTGGGTGGTAATTTTCTCACTCAGGATTATGTAAACGCTCCGTCAAGCTACAATGCCGGAAACAACCTCAATACCGATCCTCTCTTTGCCGATCCAACAGACGGCAATTTTCGATTAAGTCGTCAGAGCCCGGCGGTCAATGCTGGTGATCCGGACACGTCGGGGCTACCCGCAACCGATTTGGTTGGGCAGGCTCGCATTCAGGACGGCCGGATCGATCTGGGAGCGTATGAATTACCAGCATGTGTACCCTCCCGCTGCGTTCCGGTGGTTATTCAACGAGTCAGATAA
- a CDS encoding gliding motility-associated C-terminal domain-containing protein — protein sequence MKARAAILLTVVLVLVAGTGSAQNLTGFWLGIASSDNSADAPVSYAMSITQTGTSIRGITQTAAIGTSFGETAALSGDLMAASITFGETSQNGALKTTCFWKGNLSYHSTTESLTGTYESISNGSACTQQHKGTIELYRITLQPDSVFCKDSPVNATVTGKNIRWYTTAFRSNLLATGNTFTPQISQTTTFYITQTLNQIESPAIPITIRIEAPSFKINTIPAGCGRTSGSITVVGAHAANWQYNLNNNILQADSTFAGLIPGNYVVSIRTAAGCHAEQPVTLTFEEGPTVSNVTVTPPHCASANGQVVVEASGGKSPLMYSIDYGNTFQTNPVFEHLSAQAYTVRTRDANGCEVNKAVSLPAPNLMNITNLSVLPTTCGQNNGQFTITIGGIQPIQYSIDNQHFQNSNVFTDLKADNYLLTAKDGGGCTLTQPIRIAPSSGPQVATTEIEPEACGQRNGVVHLTLKPPADSIYLSIDGVTFGPATMFSGLEAGSYTIYIKDSHACLVSELVQVPSNCPNLLSLPTAFSPNADRQNDELRVFFRFTSILVMQFTVYDRWGTVIYNRANFVLANGESVWDGYLSGSLAPAGIYLYRLSCEFPDGTQTTIRQPVSLLR from the coding sequence ATGAAGGCAAGAGCAGCTATCCTGTTAACTGTAGTACTGGTACTCGTTGCCGGTACTGGTTCGGCCCAGAACCTAACGGGTTTCTGGCTTGGCATAGCCTCTTCCGACAATTCGGCCGATGCTCCCGTTAGTTACGCTATGAGCATTACGCAAACAGGCACATCTATTCGGGGCATTACCCAAACAGCCGCTATTGGCACATCATTTGGCGAAACAGCCGCTCTCTCGGGAGATCTTATGGCCGCATCGATTACGTTTGGCGAAACCTCCCAGAATGGTGCACTCAAAACCACCTGTTTCTGGAAAGGCAATCTGAGTTATCATTCTACTACCGAAAGTTTAACCGGCACCTATGAATCAATTAGCAATGGCAGCGCCTGTACTCAACAACACAAGGGCACTATAGAGCTATACCGCATTACTTTGCAGCCCGACAGTGTTTTTTGTAAAGACAGTCCGGTTAATGCTACTGTTACCGGGAAAAACATTCGGTGGTACACCACAGCCTTCCGCTCCAATTTACTTGCCACCGGCAATACGTTTACCCCGCAAATCAGCCAAACTACTACTTTTTACATAACGCAAACCCTCAACCAGATTGAGAGTCCTGCCATACCGATCACGATCAGGATTGAGGCTCCATCATTCAAAATCAATACTATTCCGGCGGGTTGTGGCCGAACCAGTGGTTCCATTACCGTTGTGGGCGCTCATGCAGCCAACTGGCAGTATAATCTGAATAATAATATCCTGCAGGCAGATTCTACCTTTGCGGGGCTAATTCCCGGAAACTATGTGGTTAGCATCCGAACAGCGGCCGGTTGCCATGCAGAACAGCCCGTTACACTCACCTTTGAAGAAGGACCAACTGTCAGTAATGTAACCGTAACGCCACCCCATTGCGCTTCGGCCAATGGCCAGGTTGTTGTTGAAGCCAGTGGAGGCAAATCACCGCTAATGTATTCTATCGATTATGGCAATACCTTTCAGACAAATCCGGTTTTTGAGCACTTATCGGCACAAGCCTATACGGTTCGAACGCGCGATGCCAACGGCTGCGAAGTGAATAAAGCCGTTAGCCTGCCCGCCCCTAATCTGATGAATATTACAAATCTGTCTGTTCTACCAACCACCTGTGGGCAAAATAACGGGCAGTTTACGATAACTATTGGCGGTATTCAACCTATCCAGTATAGCATCGACAATCAGCATTTTCAGAACAGCAATGTCTTTACTGACCTAAAAGCAGACAACTACCTGCTAACCGCAAAAGATGGTGGCGGCTGCACACTCACCCAGCCGATTCGTATAGCACCCAGTTCGGGGCCTCAGGTTGCCACAACCGAAATTGAACCGGAAGCCTGTGGGCAACGGAATGGAGTAGTTCATCTAACTCTCAAACCACCTGCCGATAGCATTTACCTGTCTATCGACGGTGTCACCTTCGGTCCGGCGACTATGTTTTCAGGTCTAGAGGCAGGTAGTTATACCATTTACATTAAAGACAGCCATGCATGTCTGGTTTCAGAACTTGTGCAGGTTCCATCAAACTGCCCAAATCTGCTCTCTCTTCCAACCGCTTTTTCGCCCAATGCCGACCGGCAGAATGACGAACTACGAGTCTTTTTTCGTTTTACATCGATTCTGGTCATGCAGTTTACAGTTTATGACCGGTGGGGCACAGTGATCTATAATCGTGCTAATTTTGTGCTGGCAAATGGCGAATCGGTCTGGGATGGTTACCTGAGTGGCTCTTTGGCTCCCGCTGGTATTTATTTGTATCGGTTAAGCTGCGAGTTTCCAGATGGCACTCAAACAACGATTCGCCAACCTGTATCACTTTTGCGTTAA
- a CDS encoding sigma-70 family RNA polymerase sigma factor: protein MNSSDSIDAYRSTLVAVAYRMTGEVMVSEDIVQDVLLNWMNRSGNVVLEPKAYLIKSVMNAALNHLAQAKRQREAYKGMWLPEPVSTEQRRIDASLDISYGLMLLLEKLSPMERAVFVLKESFDVSYTDIAQAFAITEANGRQLYRRAREKMASINRRFVLNPQQQQELLTVFSEASQTGDLERLIQWFKTDVVLYSDGGGKVPTAIKPLVGRETVAIYLRALATKWQGKLSFKPMLINGQLALLSTYTDSGILHTVMVFELDTDGINTIYSVRNPDKLAYLQ from the coding sequence ATGAATTCATCTGATAGTATCGATGCTTATCGTTCTACTTTAGTAGCGGTTGCTTACCGAATGACGGGGGAGGTGATGGTTAGTGAAGATATTGTGCAGGATGTGCTGCTGAACTGGATGAACCGGTCGGGCAATGTTGTGCTGGAGCCGAAAGCATATCTGATAAAAAGTGTGATGAACGCTGCGCTGAACCATCTGGCGCAGGCAAAACGCCAGCGAGAAGCCTATAAAGGCATGTGGCTACCCGAACCGGTGTCTACTGAGCAGCGAAGGATTGATGCGAGTCTGGATATTTCATACGGATTAATGCTCCTTTTAGAAAAGCTATCACCGATGGAACGGGCTGTTTTTGTACTAAAGGAAAGTTTCGATGTTTCGTATACCGACATTGCCCAGGCGTTTGCTATTACTGAAGCCAATGGCCGCCAGCTTTATCGGCGGGCCCGCGAGAAAATGGCGAGTATAAACCGTCGGTTCGTACTTAACCCTCAGCAGCAACAGGAACTATTGACCGTGTTTTCAGAAGCTAGTCAGACGGGCGATCTGGAACGCCTGATTCAGTGGTTTAAGACCGATGTAGTGCTCTATTCAGATGGCGGAGGAAAAGTGCCGACTGCAATTAAACCGCTGGTTGGGCGCGAAACCGTTGCTATTTATCTGCGGGCGCTGGCTACTAAATGGCAGGGAAAACTGAGTTTTAAACCGATGCTGATCAATGGCCAACTTGCTCTGCTATCGACTTATACCGACAGTGGGATTCTGCATACAGTTATGGTTTTCGAACTCGATACCGACGGCATTAATACCATCTACTCGGTTCGGAATCCCGATAAACTGGCGTATCTGCAATAA
- the pyrR gene encoding bifunctional pyr operon transcriptional regulator/uracil phosphoribosyltransferase PyrR: MNQQRLILSSPLLEIVISRLAQQLIENHQDFADTVILGLQPRGIYFAERVGRELNRTLGYDVPLGYLDATFYRDDFRRRDSPLRPNATHVPFIIENKRVILVDDVLATGRMVRAALDAMTAFGRPQKVELLVLIDRRYNRDLPIKPDYTGKRVNTLESQRVLVEWTEQGADADRIWLVG; the protein is encoded by the coding sequence ATGAACCAACAACGCCTGATTCTTTCCAGTCCGCTGCTCGAAATCGTGATCAGCCGTCTGGCACAGCAACTGATCGAAAATCATCAGGATTTTGCCGATACCGTTATTCTTGGCCTCCAGCCTCGTGGTATTTACTTTGCTGAGCGCGTCGGACGCGAACTCAATCGTACTTTGGGCTATGACGTTCCATTAGGTTATTTAGATGCAACCTTCTACCGGGACGATTTTCGAAGACGCGATTCTCCCCTACGCCCGAATGCAACCCATGTGCCGTTTATTATTGAGAACAAACGGGTCATTTTAGTAGACGATGTGCTGGCTACGGGCCGAATGGTACGCGCTGCGCTCGATGCCATGACCGCCTTTGGCAGACCTCAGAAAGTGGAGTTGCTCGTACTAATTGACCGGCGTTATAACCGCGATTTGCCCATAAAACCAGATTATACAGGCAAGCGTGTCAATACACTCGAATCGCAACGAGTATTAGTAGAATGGACCGAACAGGGGGCCGATGCCGATCGAATATGGCTGGTTGGCTAA
- a CDS encoding NAD(P)H-binding protein has protein sequence MNKVLVIGGSGVLGSAVVNVLKKQSIPFLIGSRSPVKQNSYSMVNRSAEVPWKRVDLASGSGLTEALAGIDTVMHLASGKGKIGHESFEAGITRNLLNAIKRSDVKHLIYSSIVGIDKIPFSYYQAKLEAEVLIRQSQVPYTILRATQFHNLIDFWISKLLSLPVGFVPKSIRFQPIHVDTVAQKLHELAEAGNQQATLNLGGPDICTLGTLTKQWMNYRKVSKLIVPVPAIGRMMGSLVRGENTCAESDSRSKSWEAYLSSRYGS, from the coding sequence ATGAATAAAGTCTTAGTTATTGGTGGGTCGGGCGTGCTTGGATCAGCCGTGGTCAATGTGTTAAAAAAGCAATCAATTCCTTTTCTGATTGGAAGCCGTAGCCCAGTTAAACAAAATTCGTATAGTATGGTCAATCGATCTGCCGAAGTTCCCTGGAAGCGCGTCGATCTGGCCTCAGGCAGTGGGCTAACCGAAGCCCTTGCAGGCATCGATACCGTTATGCATCTGGCGAGTGGAAAGGGTAAAATTGGTCACGAATCGTTCGAGGCAGGTATTACACGCAATTTGCTGAATGCGATAAAGCGGTCGGACGTAAAGCATCTGATCTACAGCTCAATTGTTGGCATCGACAAGATTCCGTTTAGTTATTATCAGGCAAAGCTCGAAGCCGAGGTGTTGATTAGGCAGAGCCAGGTGCCATACACCATTTTGCGGGCAACTCAATTCCATAATCTAATCGATTTCTGGATTAGTAAACTTCTGAGCTTGCCCGTCGGGTTTGTGCCTAAGTCGATACGATTTCAGCCAATTCATGTCGATACAGTAGCGCAGAAACTACACGAACTTGCCGAAGCGGGTAATCAACAGGCTACACTTAATCTGGGTGGCCCGGACATTTGTACACTGGGCACACTGACAAAACAGTGGATGAACTATCGAAAAGTTTCTAAACTCATTGTACCAGTTCCGGCCATTGGCAGAATGATGGGCAGTCTGGTTAGAGGGGAAAATACGTGTGCAGAATCCGATTCCAGATCGAAAAGCTGGGAAGCCTATCTAAGCAGCCGGTATGGTTCCTGA
- the pth gene encoding aminoacyl-tRNA hydrolase, producing MKFLIVGLGNIGPEYALTRHNVGFMVLDRMAAQYGFEFSMTRLAYTAKWQHKGKQLFFVKPTTYMNLSGRAVLYYMKQEKIPIENLLIVTDDKDLPFGKLRLKPKGSPGGHNGLRNIDEVLNTQEYARLRFGIGNNFSKGRQVDFVLGEFPEEELIQLPDHLDRAGSFILAFCTMGIQFAMNNYNQ from the coding sequence ATGAAATTTCTGATTGTTGGCCTTGGAAACATCGGCCCTGAATATGCCCTCACTCGTCATAATGTAGGCTTTATGGTTCTCGACCGTATGGCGGCCCAATACGGGTTCGAATTCAGTATGACTCGTTTAGCCTATACGGCCAAATGGCAGCATAAAGGCAAGCAGCTTTTTTTTGTGAAACCCACCACCTACATGAATCTCAGTGGCCGGGCTGTGCTTTACTACATGAAGCAGGAAAAAATTCCCATTGAAAATCTGCTGATTGTTACCGATGATAAGGATTTGCCTTTTGGCAAGTTGCGACTCAAACCCAAGGGCTCGCCGGGTGGACACAACGGATTACGCAATATTGACGAAGTTCTTAACACGCAGGAATACGCCCGATTGCGGTTCGGAATTGGCAATAATTTTTCGAAAGGCAGGCAGGTTGATTTTGTTTTGGGTGAGTTTCCAGAAGAGGAATTGATCCAATTACCTGATCATTTGGACCGCGCTGGCAGCTTTATCCTTGCATTTTGTACTATGGGAATACAATTTGCTATGAACAATTACAACCAATAG
- a CDS encoding DUF5686 family protein, whose product MNPLQKLLKLICCFYLLLSSYQVGAQTMYTVTGLVTDARTGDPVPFASVALVGRKVGALADERGRYVINAKILSDSIVVSSLGYLTQRQFIDRERTSQAVDVKLVPGGKSLQEVTVRAGENPAFRVLRQVRKNRDMNDRKRLSAYESDNYVKTQIALSHVSDRMRRNPLIKRINEAMSKHDSIIDRDGHRLLPILVSESVSRYYYRESPQRKREDVRKTRIKGVSVDDAGLSSQLLGGTNLVSQNFYDNYIPILGKDFASPIGDNWKNWYEFFLADTTQIGDHICYEIQFDPKRKEDLVFIGKAWIDTTSFALCQIEARIGDDANLNYVRGLTIEQELEPTIDTTSGSMGTAGWIPVTLRLMADLTGVGKQSLGLRAEVVLRSSNVIVNRPHPLMFYEQPIEPSDTVATPNEAYWHMVQGTLAGSDSLNKDDLKARQIIDKLRSVPAVKTAEGIGQVLVTGFYKLGGIDIGPYPYLFAINTVEGLRTRIGFKTNDQFSRNWIFKGYLAYGTYDRRFKYGAELNYLFSRQHWTVAGVRIANDLERLGLTPELIGGNRIFYALSRFGRYRGAYRSMQKELFFRSEPVRGIMLTASLGSRTFDPIFPFHYRINPDMGDLSPLRSDIYDTYWSIEARLARKEKYIMDGNDRITLGTKRAPVLTIRYTRGLKSLGGDYNYDRLTLRAQQSLRIGPLGRMTYLLSAGFIPSVLPAPLLFPHIGNPTPLLTYNTFNRMQFYEFVSDRFVAIHVQHRFEGLLFNRLPGIRKLNWRLVVNVDALWGSMSKENQDVETFKPLPGGMRPIHFGALNGATPYVEVGYGIENIFKLIRIQAIHRLTYLDGGHNGIPISPFALKASATISF is encoded by the coding sequence ATGAACCCTCTTCAGAAATTACTTAAATTAATTTGCTGTTTTTACTTACTGTTGAGCAGCTACCAGGTTGGTGCCCAGACGATGTATACAGTCACTGGGTTGGTCACTGATGCGCGTACAGGCGACCCTGTACCTTTTGCCAGTGTAGCCCTGGTAGGCCGTAAGGTTGGTGCCTTGGCTGATGAGCGTGGGCGGTATGTAATCAATGCCAAGATTCTTTCAGATTCGATCGTGGTTAGTTCGCTTGGCTATCTTACACAACGCCAGTTTATTGACCGGGAGCGAACATCGCAGGCTGTGGATGTTAAACTAGTGCCGGGAGGCAAATCGCTTCAGGAGGTAACGGTTCGGGCAGGCGAAAACCCGGCTTTTCGGGTGCTTCGGCAGGTTCGCAAAAATCGCGATATGAACGATCGAAAGCGGTTATCGGCCTACGAAAGTGACAACTATGTTAAAACACAGATTGCTCTGAGCCATGTTTCGGACCGAATGCGCCGAAACCCGCTGATCAAGCGGATCAACGAAGCCATGAGTAAACACGACTCCATTATCGATCGTGATGGACATCGCTTACTTCCAATTCTTGTATCGGAATCGGTGTCGCGGTATTATTATCGGGAAAGCCCGCAGCGAAAACGTGAAGATGTTCGTAAAACCCGAATTAAGGGCGTATCCGTCGATGATGCCGGATTGAGTTCACAGCTACTGGGGGGGACCAATCTGGTCAGTCAGAATTTTTACGACAATTATATTCCAATTCTGGGTAAAGACTTTGCATCGCCTATTGGCGATAACTGGAAAAACTGGTACGAGTTTTTTCTGGCCGATACTACGCAAATTGGCGACCATATCTGTTATGAAATTCAGTTTGATCCCAAGCGTAAAGAAGATCTTGTTTTTATCGGAAAAGCCTGGATCGATACCACCTCTTTTGCTTTATGCCAGATTGAAGCCCGAATTGGCGACGATGCCAATTTGAACTACGTCAGAGGTTTAACTATTGAGCAGGAACTTGAGCCAACCATCGATACAACGTCCGGATCAATGGGAACGGCTGGCTGGATACCGGTTACGCTCCGGCTCATGGCCGATCTGACAGGGGTAGGTAAACAGTCTTTGGGGTTACGGGCCGAAGTTGTTCTTCGCAGCAGTAATGTAATCGTCAATCGACCGCATCCGCTTATGTTTTATGAGCAGCCAATTGAGCCCAGCGACACCGTGGCTACCCCCAACGAAGCCTATTGGCACATGGTTCAGGGAACCCTGGCCGGATCGGATTCACTCAATAAAGATGACCTCAAAGCCCGGCAAATCATCGACAAATTACGGTCTGTGCCTGCCGTTAAAACGGCCGAAGGTATCGGTCAGGTGCTGGTTACGGGGTTCTATAAACTTGGTGGTATCGATATTGGTCCTTATCCGTATTTGTTTGCTATCAATACTGTTGAGGGGCTTCGGACCCGGATCGGTTTCAAAACAAACGATCAGTTTAGTCGAAACTGGATTTTTAAAGGCTACCTGGCCTATGGTACCTACGACCGCCGTTTTAAATACGGTGCCGAACTGAATTATCTGTTTTCGCGGCAGCACTGGACGGTGGCTGGCGTTCGGATTGCGAATGATCTGGAACGGTTGGGGCTAACTCCCGAACTAATTGGGGGTAACCGCATATTTTATGCTTTGAGCCGGTTTGGACGGTATCGGGGAGCCTACCGTAGTATGCAGAAAGAGTTATTTTTCCGCAGCGAACCTGTTCGGGGCATCATGCTAACAGCTTCGTTAGGGAGCCGGACATTCGATCCTATTTTCCCTTTCCACTACCGGATTAATCCCGATATGGGCGATTTGTCGCCTTTACGATCTGATATTTACGATACCTACTGGTCAATCGAAGCCCGACTGGCGCGGAAAGAAAAATACATTATGGACGGAAATGACCGGATTACACTGGGTACCAAACGGGCTCCGGTATTGACAATCCGTTATACTCGCGGATTAAAATCGCTCGGGGGCGATTACAATTACGACCGGCTTACGCTGCGGGCTCAGCAGTCGCTTCGGATTGGCCCATTGGGGCGAATGACCTACCTGCTATCGGCTGGGTTCATACCCTCTGTCTTACCGGCTCCGTTGCTGTTTCCGCACATCGGTAATCCAACTCCGCTGCTTACCTACAATACCTTTAACCGAATGCAGTTTTACGAATTCGTAAGCGATCGGTTTGTCGCAATTCATGTTCAGCATCGGTTCGAGGGACTGCTGTTTAATCGATTGCCCGGAATCCGAAAACTCAACTGGCGATTGGTAGTCAATGTCGATGCGCTCTGGGGGAGTATGTCGAAAGAGAATCAGGACGTTGAAACCTTCAAGCCATTGCCCGGCGGAATGCGTCCTATTCATTTTGGCGCACTCAACGGAGCAACTCCTTATGTGGAAGTGGGGTATGGTATCGAAAATATTTTCAAGCTTATCCGGATTCAGGCCATTCATCGGCTTACCTACCTGGACGGCGGTCACAATGGTATTCCGATCAGCCCATTTGCCCTGAAAGCGTCGGCTACGATTAGCTTCTAG
- a CDS encoding LytTR family DNA-binding domain-containing protein — translation MGQTIKIPGISKPIPVEQITHFEGYGNYTRVYCQGAKNPIVATQTLKLFEDQLPDFLRANKSTLINHRHIKSVDRLTGRSMELMLDNNSSVVVARRRVQQIRVKLASLRAQSRLSIRVEPTPTLSGHYFLSSLS, via the coding sequence ATGGGGCAGACAATCAAAATTCCAGGTATTTCCAAGCCAATTCCCGTAGAACAGATCACGCACTTCGAAGGCTATGGCAACTATACCCGAGTCTATTGTCAGGGAGCTAAAAATCCGATTGTAGCGACTCAAACCCTGAAACTGTTCGAAGATCAGTTACCCGATTTTCTGAGAGCAAACAAATCAACGTTAATCAATCATCGACATATAAAAAGTGTCGATCGTTTAACAGGTCGGTCGATGGAGTTGATGCTCGACAACAATTCATCGGTTGTAGTGGCGCGTAGACGCGTTCAGCAAATACGGGTCAAATTAGCCTCGCTCAGAGCGCAGTCGCGGCTATCTATCCGAGTAGAGCCCACTCCCACTCTTTCAGGCCATTATTTCCTCTCTAGTCTGAGTTAA